The window ACAATGCAAAAGGTTGCACTCGCGATTGATACGAGAGGGATGGAATTGTTCAAAGCATTAATTGGTGAATTGGACAATATAATGGCAAAAGGTGAAGTGTATCCATATCTAATATTTTTAGATGCGACAGATGATGCGTTAGTGTCAAGATTTAAAGAAACAAGAAGAGCACATCCTTTAGCAACAAATGGTGTTACATTATTGAATGCAATTAAAGAAGAACGCGAATTACTGACAGAGGCGAAAATTCGTGCCAATAAAGTCATTGATACGTCTAATTTGAAAGCTAAAGAGTTAAGACATACGCTACTTGATTTGATGTTAGAATCCAAACAGAAACCGTTCCACGTTCAAGTATTGAGTTTCGGTTTTAAACATGGTATCCCAATTGACGCAGATCTCATGTTTGACGTCAGATTTTTACCGAATCCATATTATGAGATTGAATTAAGACCTTATACAGGGTTAAACGACAATGTTTACCAATACGTTATGAATTGGCAGGATACCGAAGTATTTTATAAGAAATTAATTGAAATGCTTAAATTTATGTTGCCTAAATATATTGATGAAGGAAAATCTCAATTAACGATTGCAATAGGATGTACCGGTGGTCAACATCGTAGTGTTGCCATCAGCAGACGTTTAGGGGAAGAATTACAGGATCTTTATGAATTCGAAGTGTATACAAATCATAGAGATGCAAAGATAGAAGGGAAATTCGATGGCTAAGTTAAAAGTAGTTTTGATGGGTGGTGGAACAGGTTTATCTGTACTAGCACGTGGACTTAAAGCACTACCATTAGATATTACTGCAATTGTAACAGTTGCAGATGATGGTGGGAGTACAGGTGTTATTCGAGATGAAATGAAAATTCCAGCACCAGGAGATGTTAGAAATGTACTTGCTGCTTTGAGTGATGTTGAACCGGATTTAGAACGATTATTTCAGTATCGATTTAGTGAAGGTAAAATTAGTAATCATTCTGTCGGGAATATATTAATTGCAGCAATGAATGAGCTTTCTGATAACTTTGGTGATGCGATTGAGAAATTAAGCACCATCCTTAATGTAAAAGGTACAGTCCTCCCTTCTACAAATACTTCACCTATACTAAGTGCATTACATGAAGACGGTACTGTCGTTGTCGGTGAGTCCAATATACCATTAAATAATTCAAGAATTGACCGTGTATTTTTAACCCCGATGACCATCAAACCGGTTGACGATGCACTCCAATCGATCAAAGATGCTGATTTAATTATTTTAGGGCCAGGAAGTCTGTATACGAGTGTTATTCCGAATATTATTGTCC of the Abyssicoccus albus genome contains:
- the rapZ gene encoding RNase adapter RapZ, which encodes MDSNKKLVIITGLSGAGKSAALQSFEDSGYFCIDNLPPVLLSKLVEIMIDAPKTMQKVALAIDTRGMELFKALIGELDNIMAKGEVYPYLIFLDATDDALVSRFKETRRAHPLATNGVTLLNAIKEERELLTEAKIRANKVIDTSNLKAKELRHTLLDLMLESKQKPFHVQVLSFGFKHGIPIDADLMFDVRFLPNPYYEIELRPYTGLNDNVYQYVMNWQDTEVFYKKLIEMLKFMLPKYIDEGKSQLTIAIGCTGGQHRSVAISRRLGEELQDLYEFEVYTNHRDAKIEGKFDG
- a CDS encoding gluconeogenesis factor YvcK family protein; translated protein: MAKLKVVLMGGGTGLSVLARGLKALPLDITAIVTVADDGGSTGVIRDEMKIPAPGDVRNVLAALSDVEPDLERLFQYRFSEGKISNHSVGNILIAAMNELSDNFGDAIEKLSTILNVKGTVLPSTNTSPILSALHEDGTVVVGESNIPLNNSRIDRVFLTPMTIKPVDDALQSIKDADLIILGPGSLYTSVIPNIIVRGISEAIRNSDAIVAYVCNIMTQKGETEGYSVSDHIEAIHEHANASIVDYVIANTKPITKHISSIYKETGATIVECDEEKLRQLGVDLITHDELIKINEELAVRHNNEVIAQLLYDIVLQETSTIQYKK